A window of Blattabacterium cuenoti contains these coding sequences:
- the dnaG gene encoding DNA primase, producing the protein MISREIIEKIFSISCIEEVIGDFVNLKKSGMNYRGLSPFSNEKTPSLVVSPIKKIWKDFSSGKGGNVITFLMEHEHFTYVESLHFLAKRYNIQIPKCSHTIKQDKKYEKLYLIQKNATSFFIRQLYSKEGKENGLRYLMQNRGLNMTTISKFGLGYAPTYGDQFTKIYLEKGYNINDLKNSGLTRYNNNNYFDCFRNRVMFPIYNLYGQVVGFGGRILNNIYPTKYINSSESDIFQKSKILYGLFQAKRSILKEGFCYLVEGYIDVLSLHQFGIKNVVSSSGTSLTIDQILLIKKFAKTIIIFYDGDRSGIKAALRVITMIIEQEMNVRILLLPNGEDPDSMVKRYSYSQLLHFIYKNNYSFISYKKKIFEKFYKGDPVKKSFLVLNILKIISKISHSLQKEFFLQETSQLFDIKKEIIDSELEHIINKQKIKTTKIKKDIDIITNIKNANFYTIEKTLIQLILNYGDKIIKKGEKNNHITLLKVIQDSFLSYKDYLLIDFDSRQQLFSQIVLKKRSIDQLKKLDIFKKFNAKNQDKSYFLSKWNKKGIEVPSKEEQFSQYFMDILLLYKSKCISKLINKEITNFQNNIEKDNNSIIIKKIMHLTYLKNKIHKKLHRYVIG; encoded by the coding sequence ATGATTTCTAGAGAAATTATAGAAAAAATATTTTCTATTTCTTGTATAGAAGAAGTAATTGGGGATTTTGTGAATTTAAAGAAAAGTGGAATGAATTATAGAGGACTTAGTCCATTTTCGAATGAAAAAACACCATCTTTAGTTGTTTCTCCAATAAAAAAAATATGGAAAGATTTTAGTTCTGGAAAAGGTGGAAATGTAATTACGTTTCTGATGGAACACGAACATTTTACTTATGTAGAATCTTTGCATTTTTTAGCAAAAAGATATAATATACAAATACCTAAATGTAGTCATACAATCAAACAAGATAAAAAATATGAAAAATTATATTTAATCCAAAAAAATGCTACTTCTTTTTTTATTCGTCAATTATATTCTAAAGAAGGAAAAGAAAATGGATTGAGATATCTTATGCAAAATAGAGGGTTGAATATGACAACAATTTCAAAATTTGGATTAGGATATGCACCTACTTATGGTGATCAATTTACTAAAATTTATTTGGAAAAGGGATATAATATAAATGATTTAAAAAATTCTGGGTTGACTCGATATAACAACAATAATTATTTTGATTGTTTTCGTAATCGTGTTATGTTTCCAATTTATAATTTATATGGTCAAGTAGTAGGTTTTGGAGGTAGAATACTTAATAATATTTATCCTACAAAATATATTAATTCGTCTGAAAGTGATATTTTTCAAAAAAGTAAAATTCTATATGGATTATTTCAAGCTAAGAGAAGTATTTTAAAAGAAGGATTTTGTTATTTAGTAGAAGGATACATTGATGTTCTTTCATTACATCAATTTGGAATCAAAAATGTTGTTTCTTCTTCGGGAACATCTCTTACGATTGATCAAATTTTGTTAATAAAAAAATTTGCAAAAACCATTATTATATTTTATGACGGAGACCGTTCTGGAATTAAAGCAGCATTGAGGGTAATAACTATGATTATTGAGCAAGAAATGAATGTACGTATATTATTGCTTCCTAACGGAGAAGATCCAGATTCTATGGTCAAACGATATTCTTATTCTCAATTATTACATTTTATATATAAAAATAATTATAGTTTTATTTCTTACAAAAAAAAAATTTTTGAAAAATTTTATAAAGGTGATCCAGTTAAAAAATCGTTCTTAGTTTTAAATATTTTAAAAATCATTTCAAAAATTTCTCATTCTCTTCAAAAAGAATTCTTTCTTCAAGAAACTTCTCAGTTATTTGACATCAAAAAAGAAATTATTGATTCTGAATTAGAACACATAATAAATAAACAAAAAATAAAAACCACTAAAATAAAAAAAGATATAGATATAATAACTAATATTAAAAATGCCAATTTTTATACTATTGAAAAAACATTGATACAATTAATTTTAAATTATGGAGATAAAATAATAAAAAAAGGAGAAAAAAATAATCATATTACACTTTTAAAAGTCATACAAGATAGTTTTTTATCTTATAAAGATTATTTACTTATAGATTTTGATTCTCGTCAACAATTATTTTCTCAAATTGTTTTAAAAAAACGATCTATAGATCAATTGAAAAAATTAGATATTTTTAAAAAATTTAATGCAAAAAATCAAGATAAATCTTATTTTTTATCAAAATGGAATAAAAAAGGAATTGAAGTCCCTTCCAAAGAAGAACAATTTAGTCAGTATTTTATGGATATTTTATTATTATATAAGTCTAAGTGTATTTCGAAATTAATTAATAAAGAAATTACAAATTTTCAAAACAATATAGAAAAGGATAATAATTCTATAATTATAAAAAAAATTATGCATTTAACATATTTAAAAAATAAAATTCATAAAAAACTTCATAGATATGTGATTGGATAA
- the rpe gene encoding ribulose-phosphate 3-epimerase: MKKKIIAPSLLSADLAFLYRDIEMLNNSDADWFHIDIMDYSFVSNISFGGLFIQYVKKYASKPIDVHLMIFQPERYIKQFKQYGADHIHIHYEACIHLNRTISYIKENGMKVGVALNPHTPILLLKDIIKYIDFVLLMSVNPGFSGQKFIIQTYKKLKDAKDLISKEQSSALIEIDGGINLDNSSVLFKNGADILVSGSSIFSASHPTKIIKKMKSVY; this comes from the coding sequence ATGAAAAAAAAAATTATAGCTCCTTCTTTATTATCTGCTGATTTAGCGTTTCTATATAGAGATATCGAAATGTTAAATAACAGTGATGCAGATTGGTTTCATATTGATATTATGGATTATTCTTTTGTTTCTAATATTTCGTTTGGTGGATTATTTATTCAATATGTCAAAAAATATGCATCCAAACCTATAGACGTCCATTTAATGATTTTTCAACCTGAACGATATATCAAACAGTTTAAACAATATGGAGCAGATCATATACATATTCATTATGAAGCATGTATTCATTTAAATAGAACGATTTCTTATATTAAAGAAAATGGGATGAAGGTTGGTGTTGCATTGAATCCACATACTCCTATACTTCTTTTAAAAGACATCATAAAATATATAGATTTTGTTTTATTAATGAGTGTCAATCCTGGTTTTAGTGGACAAAAATTTATTATACAAACCTATAAAAAATTAAAAGATGCTAAAGATTTAATATCAAAAGAACAATCTTCTGCTTTAATAGAAATAGATGGTGGAATTAATTTAGATAATTCTTCAGTATTATTTAAAAATGGAGCTGATATTTTAGTATCAGGAAGTAGTATTTTTTCTGCTTCTCATCCGACAAAAATTATTAAAAAAATGAAATCTGTATATTAA
- a CDS encoding enoyl-ACP reductase FabI has translation MSYNLLKGKKGIIFGALDESSIAWKVAEKAYEEKATFILTNTPAALRMGNIKKLSNQTESIIIPADATSMHDLDILFDKSLDFFGGKIDFILHSIAMSINLRKKRSYPTINYEFLKKGWDISAVSYHKIMKTAWEKNAMNKWGSIVAITYVASQRCFPNYVDMSDYKSYLESITRNFGYYWGLKNKVRVNTVSQSPSITTSANAIKGFKQFFIFSDKLSPLGNASAKDCADYIITLFSDLTRKVTMQNLYHDGGFSKIGILDTIIS, from the coding sequence ATGTCTTATAATTTATTGAAGGGTAAAAAAGGAATCATTTTCGGAGCTTTAGACGAATCTTCAATTGCATGGAAAGTCGCAGAAAAGGCATATGAAGAAAAAGCTACTTTCATTCTAACAAATACACCAGCAGCATTAAGAATGGGAAATATTAAAAAATTATCTAATCAAACAGAGTCTATTATTATTCCAGCAGATGCTACTTCAATGCATGATTTAGATATTTTATTTGATAAAAGTTTAGATTTTTTTGGAGGAAAAATAGATTTTATTTTGCATTCTATAGCTATGTCTATTAATCTTAGAAAGAAAAGATCTTATCCTACTATTAATTATGAGTTTTTAAAAAAAGGATGGGATATATCCGCAGTATCTTACCACAAAATTATGAAAACGGCTTGGGAAAAAAATGCTATGAATAAATGGGGATCTATAGTAGCTATCACTTACGTTGCATCTCAACGATGTTTTCCTAATTATGTTGATATGTCTGATTATAAATCTTATTTAGAAAGTATTACACGAAATTTTGGTTATTATTGGGGGCTTAAAAACAAAGTTAGAGTTAATACAGTATCACAATCTCCTAGTATTACTACGTCTGCAAATGCTATCAAAGGATTCAAACAATTTTTTATTTTTTCTGACAAATTATCACCATTAGGAAATGCTTCTGCAAAAGATTGTGCAGATTATATTATTACACTTTTTTCTGATTTAACTAGGAAAGTTACTATGCAAAATTTATATCATGATGGAGGTTTTTCTAAAATTGGAATTCTTGATACTATTATATCATAA
- the metK gene encoding methionine adenosyltransferase, with protein sequence MSYLFTSESVSEGHPDKISDQISDAILDHFLAYDSESRVAIETLVTTGQIILAGEVNSKILVNFSKIARDLLRRIGYTKNEYKFNADSCGIISSIQEQSLDLYKYHKNYQGAGDQGIVFGYATKETDNYMPLSLEMANHLLRELQAIRYEGEKMTYLRPDAKSQVTLEYSNKHVPIHIHAIVISTQHDEFDTETKMHQRIVKDIRNILIPRVQKLFSKNINRLFTNKTKYYINPLGRFVIGGPHGDTGLTGRKIIVDTYGGRGSHGGGAFSGKDPSKIDRSGSYAARHIAKNLVAAGIADELLIQISYSIGISDPIGIFVNTYGTSKPKIHDEEIVYKLRKNFDFSPYAIIDRLKLSNPIYEETSTYGHMGKIPMKTKKSFVDIMGNKKEKEVELFTWEKLDYVSCIKEMFHF encoded by the coding sequence ATGTCTTATTTATTTACTAGCGAATCTGTTTCAGAAGGACATCCTGATAAAATATCTGATCAAATATCAGATGCTATATTAGATCATTTTTTGGCATATGATTCAGAATCTAGAGTTGCTATAGAAACATTAGTGACCACAGGTCAAATTATATTAGCTGGAGAAGTGAATTCTAAAATTTTGGTCAATTTTTCAAAAATAGCTCGTGATCTTCTGAGAAGAATTGGATATACTAAAAATGAATACAAATTTAATGCAGATTCTTGTGGAATTATATCTTCGATTCAAGAACAATCTTTAGATTTATATAAATATCATAAAAACTATCAAGGAGCTGGAGATCAGGGAATAGTATTTGGATATGCAACTAAAGAAACAGATAATTATATGCCGTTATCATTAGAAATGGCTAATCATTTGTTAAGGGAACTTCAGGCAATAAGATATGAAGGAGAAAAAATGACTTATTTACGTCCAGATGCTAAATCACAAGTGACTTTAGAATATTCTAATAAACATGTACCTATTCATATTCATGCTATTGTGATATCCACTCAACATGATGAATTTGATACAGAAACAAAAATGCATCAAAGAATAGTAAAAGATATTAGAAATATTTTAATACCAAGGGTACAAAAACTGTTTTCAAAAAACATAAACAGACTATTTACAAACAAAACAAAGTATTATATCAACCCTCTAGGAAGATTTGTCATAGGTGGTCCTCATGGAGATACTGGATTGACAGGTCGAAAAATTATAGTTGATACGTATGGTGGAAGAGGTTCTCACGGAGGTGGTGCTTTTTCTGGAAAAGATCCATCAAAAATAGATAGATCTGGATCTTACGCGGCTCGGCATATTGCAAAAAATCTTGTTGCTGCAGGAATTGCAGATGAATTATTAATTCAGATTTCTTATTCGATTGGAATATCAGATCCTATAGGAATCTTTGTTAATACTTATGGCACTTCTAAACCAAAAATTCATGACGAAGAAATAGTTTATAAACTACGGAAAAATTTTGATTTTAGCCCTTATGCTATAATAGATAGATTAAAATTGAGTAATCCCATTTATGAAGAAACATCGACATATGGACATATGGGAAAAATTCCAATGAAAACTAAAAAGTCTTTTGTTGATATAATGGGAAATAAAAAGGAAAAAGAAGTAGAACTTTTTACATGGGAAAAATTAGATTATGTTTCTTGCATAAAAGAAATGTTTCATTTTTAA
- a CDS encoding bifunctional 3-deoxy-7-phosphoheptulonate synthase/chorismate mutase type II — protein sequence MEKNIINNKIDRSWIDKFNKPITISGPCSAESEAQVLETAKRLDNKYINIFRAGIWKPRTKPNNFEGIGEKGLHWLQKVKQDTGYMVATEVANEKHVKLALSFDIDILWIGARSTASPFIIQEIADSLEGNKEIIILVKNPIHPDLELWIGALERLFAKGIRKLGVIHRGFYTYNNSRLRNQPNWNILLKFRKMFSRIPLICDPSHICGNKTGIYDIAKIAYHLFKYDGFMIESHCDPLHAWSDVKQQMTPEEVTDLLRNLKYTKNKKQNDDQASLNSLRILIDEIDDNMIYLLSERMKISKQLGILKKTKYLSFVQPDRWKYILTRSLKLGQELGISESIIENFFKLLHEESINIQKNM from the coding sequence ATGGAAAAAAATATTATTAATAATAAAATAGATAGGTCTTGGATTGATAAATTTAATAAACCTATTACGATTTCTGGTCCTTGTAGTGCAGAAAGTGAAGCACAAGTTTTAGAAACGGCTAAAAGGTTAGATAATAAATACATAAATATATTTAGGGCAGGTATATGGAAACCAAGAACCAAACCAAATAATTTTGAGGGAATAGGAGAAAAAGGGTTGCATTGGTTACAAAAAGTCAAACAGGATACAGGATACATGGTAGCAACAGAAGTTGCTAATGAAAAACACGTAAAATTAGCACTATCCTTTGATATAGATATCCTTTGGATAGGAGCTAGGAGTACTGCAAGTCCATTTATTATTCAAGAAATAGCGGATTCTCTAGAAGGAAATAAAGAAATCATCATTTTAGTCAAAAATCCTATTCATCCGGATTTAGAATTATGGATAGGAGCACTAGAACGTTTATTTGCAAAAGGAATTCGAAAATTAGGAGTAATACATCGTGGATTTTATACCTATAACAATTCAAGATTACGTAATCAACCTAATTGGAATATTTTGTTAAAATTTCGTAAAATGTTTTCTAGAATTCCTTTAATTTGTGATCCTTCTCATATTTGTGGAAATAAAACTGGAATTTATGATATAGCAAAAATTGCTTATCATTTATTCAAATATGATGGTTTTATGATTGAAAGTCATTGTGATCCATTGCATGCATGGAGTGATGTGAAACAGCAAATGACACCAGAAGAAGTTACAGATTTGTTGAGAAATTTAAAATATACAAAAAATAAAAAACAGAATGATGATCAGGCTAGTTTGAATTCATTAAGAATTTTAATTGATGAAATAGATGACAATATGATTTATCTTTTATCAGAAAGAATGAAAATATCTAAACAATTAGGAATTTTGAAAAAAACAAAATATTTATCTTTTGTTCAGCCAGATAGATGGAAATATATATTGACTAGATCTTTAAAGTTAGGACAAGAACTAGGTATTTCGGAAAGTATTATAGAAAATTTTTTCAAACTATTACATGAAGAATCTATAAATATTCAAAAAAATATGTAA
- a CDS encoding prephenate dehydrogenase translates to MIIGIIGLGLIGGSISLKLKNSNFGTRFIGTDQNEKNALNAIKLGIIDEVLPIDELIMQSSVIILSIPVDGIEKLLPNILTNIKNNTVILDTGSTKFNICNSVSFHPKRSRFVATHPIAGIETSGPRSANPSLFHKKNCVLCDSEHSDPDAISITEKIYSIMKMRIIYLTSKEHDFYISYGSHLPHVVSFSLANSILDKKDNKEMFDMMGSGWESTTRLAKSRSETWVPIFLSNRENLIKSIEVYMTYLKKFQILLKKNKLNCIDQYIKTANDMIKKSKIYIN, encoded by the coding sequence ATGATCATTGGAATTATAGGATTAGGATTAATTGGAGGATCTATCAGTTTAAAATTAAAAAACTCCAATTTTGGGACTCGATTTATAGGTACAGATCAAAATGAAAAAAATGCTCTTAATGCTATAAAATTAGGAATTATAGATGAGGTACTTCCAATAGATGAGCTTATTATGCAATCATCAGTTATTATTTTGTCTATTCCAGTAGATGGAATAGAAAAACTTCTTCCAAATATTTTAACTAATATTAAAAATAATACTGTGATTTTAGATACTGGATCTACAAAATTTAATATTTGTAATAGTGTTTCTTTTCACCCAAAAAGAAGTCGTTTTGTAGCTACACATCCTATTGCTGGAATTGAAACTTCTGGACCAAGATCAGCCAATCCTAGTCTATTTCATAAAAAAAATTGTGTTTTATGTGATTCAGAACATAGTGATCCAGATGCGATTTCCATAACAGAAAAAATATACTCAATCATGAAAATGCGCATCATTTATTTAACATCCAAAGAACATGATTTTTATATTTCTTATGGATCTCATTTGCCTCATGTAGTTTCCTTTTCTTTAGCAAATTCTATTTTGGATAAAAAAGATAATAAGGAAATGTTTGATATGATGGGTAGTGGTTGGGAATCAACTACACGTTTGGCAAAAAGTAGATCTGAAACGTGGGTACCAATTTTTCTTTCTAATAGAGAAAATTTAATTAAATCTATAGAAGTTTATATGACTTATTTAAAAAAATTTCAAATTCTTTTGAAAAAGAATAAATTAAATTGTATTGATCAATATATAAAAACAGCAAATGATATGATCAAAAAATCAAAAATATATATAAATTAA
- a CDS encoding pyridoxal phosphate-dependent aminotransferase, with product MIVVAKRMHNISEYFFSEKMKEIYNLNKKGISVINLGIGNPDLLPPNEVIQKMKNASELYDANTYQSYIGIEKLRQTISVWYKKNYQVDLDPNKEILPLMGSKEGIMHISMAYLEKGNKVLIPNPGYPVYSSISQLVGSEIIYYHLHEQENWIPNIKTMEKQDLTNVKIMWINYPHMPTGTTATFDQLTEIVRFAKRNNILLVHDNPYSFILNNEHPLSIFNIPESKDISLELNSLSKSYNMAGWRIGMLIGNQEFLNNILKVKSQMDSGMYYPIQIGAIEAMNQHNSWFDKLNIEYYKRKKIVWEICDRLSLKYRKESSGIFVWAKIQNGEHNDIKWSEKILQKYHIFITPGSLFGNNGKGYVRLSMCSSITNLKKAKNRIYS from the coding sequence ATGATTGTAGTAGCAAAAAGAATGCATAATATATCAGAATACTTTTTTTCCGAGAAAATGAAAGAAATTTATAATCTTAATAAAAAAGGAATAAGTGTTATTAATTTGGGTATTGGAAATCCTGATTTACTACCTCCAAATGAAGTAATACAAAAAATGAAAAATGCTTCAGAATTATATGATGCAAATACTTATCAAAGTTATATTGGAATAGAAAAATTAAGACAAACTATTTCTGTTTGGTATAAAAAAAATTATCAAGTTGATTTAGATCCAAATAAAGAAATTTTACCTTTAATGGGATCTAAAGAAGGAATTATGCATATTAGTATGGCTTATCTGGAAAAAGGTAATAAAGTATTGATTCCAAATCCTGGATATCCTGTTTATTCATCTATTTCTCAACTTGTTGGATCAGAAATTATATATTATCATCTTCATGAACAAGAAAACTGGATTCCAAATATAAAAACTATGGAAAAACAAGATTTAACTAATGTGAAAATAATGTGGATTAATTATCCTCATATGCCTACAGGTACTACTGCAACTTTTGATCAGTTAACAGAAATAGTACGTTTTGCAAAAAGAAATAATATTTTATTAGTGCATGATAATCCTTATAGTTTTATATTAAATAATGAACATCCTTTAAGCATTTTTAATATTCCAGAATCTAAAGATATATCTCTAGAATTAAATTCTTTAAGTAAAAGTTATAATATGGCAGGATGGCGTATTGGGATGTTAATTGGTAATCAAGAATTTTTGAACAATATTTTAAAAGTAAAAAGTCAAATGGATTCTGGAATGTATTATCCAATTCAAATCGGGGCTATTGAAGCAATGAATCAACATAATTCTTGGTTTGATAAATTGAATATAGAATATTATAAAAGAAAAAAAATAGTATGGGAAATATGTGATCGTTTATCTTTAAAATATAGAAAAGAAAGTTCCGGAATATTTGTTTGGGCAAAAATACAAAATGGAGAGCATAATGATATAAAGTGGTCGGAAAAAATTTTACAAAAATATCACATTTTTATTACTCCTGGAAGTTTGTTTGGTAATAATGGTAAAGGTTATGTCAGATTATCTATGTGTAGTTCTATTACGAATTTAAAAAAGGCAAAAAATAGAATTTATTCATGA
- a CDS encoding prephenate dehydratase, with translation MKKIAIQGVKGCFHHAAVSKYFKGCSYTLIECSSFRELAISVFLSNVDLGVMAIENTIAGTILTNYSLLYEYNLRIVGEVYMPIQHHLMAYPGQTIEDIKKIYSHPMALLQCELFLEEHPDIQIYKYSDTASAAKYISNFKKKGLAAIASSDAAIEYGLEIISSNIQTINKNFTRFFIIKNFSKKQKEEDNFNKASLIFKILHTTGSLAQILSLISNLGINMTKIQSIPIIQRPWEYSFYVDIIFNNIKDYKLMKNKIKNVSCIHQFYIMGEYKKGIIRL, from the coding sequence ATGAAAAAAATAGCTATACAAGGTGTTAAGGGATGTTTTCATCATGCAGCTGTTTCAAAATATTTTAAAGGATGTAGTTATACATTAATCGAATGTTCTTCTTTTAGAGAGTTGGCTATTTCTGTTTTTCTATCAAATGTGGATCTTGGTGTTATGGCAATAGAAAATACTATTGCTGGTACTATTTTGACTAATTATAGTCTATTGTATGAATATAATTTAAGAATAGTTGGAGAAGTGTATATGCCAATTCAACATCATTTAATGGCTTATCCTGGACAAACAATAGAGGATATTAAAAAAATTTATTCTCATCCAATGGCATTATTGCAATGTGAACTATTTCTAGAGGAACATCCAGATATACAAATCTATAAATATTCGGATACAGCATCAGCAGCAAAATATATTTCTAATTTTAAAAAAAAAGGATTAGCAGCTATTGCATCTTCAGATGCAGCTATAGAATATGGATTGGAAATTATATCAAGTAATATACAAACTATTAATAAAAATTTTACTAGATTTTTCATAATAAAAAATTTTTCAAAAAAACAAAAAGAGGAAGATAATTTTAATAAAGCTTCATTAATATTTAAAATATTGCATACGACAGGTAGTCTTGCTCAAATATTGAGTTTAATATCTAATTTAGGAATTAATATGACTAAAATACAATCTATTCCAATAATACAAAGACCATGGGAATATTCTTTTTATGTGGATATTATTTTCAATAACATCAAAGATTATAAATTGATGAAAAATAAGATTAAAAATGTCTCATGTATTCATCAATTTTATATTATGGGAGAATATAAAAAAGGAATAATTAGATTATAA
- the rplI gene encoding 50S ribosomal protein L9 — protein sequence MKIILTKDVENLGFKYDELEVKPGYARNYLIPKGYAILSFPGMVKDISEIMKHRSKKEESIIEKSKEIEKKLKGLTLQVKAKVGQGGKLFGSVSNKDLMEVLNKKGISIERKLIRIPGNKIIKTIGKQHAIIRLHKEIEIDFNFEVVTY from the coding sequence ATGAAAATTATTCTAACAAAAGATGTAGAAAATTTAGGTTTTAAATATGATGAATTAGAAGTTAAACCAGGTTATGCTAGAAATTATTTAATACCAAAAGGTTATGCAATTTTATCTTTTCCTGGAATGGTCAAAGATATTAGTGAAATTATGAAACATCGTTCTAAAAAAGAAGAATCTATCATTGAAAAATCTAAAGAAATAGAAAAAAAATTAAAAGGATTAACATTACAAGTAAAAGCTAAAGTAGGACAAGGGGGAAAATTATTTGGGTCAGTTAGTAATAAAGATTTAATGGAAGTTTTAAATAAAAAAGGAATTTCTATAGAAAGAAAACTAATAAGAATTCCTGGAAATAAAATTATAAAAACCATTGGGAAACAACATGCTATTATTCGTTTGCATAAAGAAATAGAAATTGATTTTAATTTTGAAGTAGTTACGTATTAA
- the rpsR gene encoding 30S ribosomal protein S18, whose amino-acid sequence MIVDKNKKQKKKINKSGHVEEVKQVASGNVEKVKQVKSSNVEAVKKVVTGNVETVKKVESGHVEEVKQVDSGHVEEVKQVESGNVEEVKKIKTGNVETVKQVKSSNVEAVKKVVTGNVVETVKKVESGHVEEVKQVDSGHVEEVKQVESGNVEEVKQVDSGDVEAVKKVVTGNVEAVKKVESGHVEEVKQVASGNVEKVKQVESGHVEEVKQVASGNVEKVKQVESGHVEAVKKVVTGNVEIDSVSSETATESNFRYLSPLKIETKKEKKYCFFQKNNIKYIDYKDSSFLIKFLNAQGKILPRRITGTLQKNQKKLNSSIKKCREIGLLPFVTDDLK is encoded by the coding sequence ATGATTGTAGATAAAAATAAAAAACAAAAAAAAAAAATAAATAAAAGTGGTCATGTAGAAGAAGTGAAACAAGTAGCAAGTGGTAATGTAGAAAAAGTGAAACAAGTAAAAAGTAGTAATGTAGAAGCAGTGAAAAAAGTAGTAACTGGTAATGTAGAAACAGTGAAAAAAGTAGAAAGTGGTCATGTAGAAGAAGTGAAACAAGTAGACAGTGGTCATGTAGAAGAAGTGAAACAAGTAGAAAGTGGTAATGTAGAAGAAGTGAAAAAAATAAAAACTGGTAATGTAGAAACAGTGAAACAAGTAAAAAGTAGTAATGTAGAAGCAGTGAAAAAAGTAGTAACTGGTAATGTAGTAGAAACAGTGAAAAAAGTAGAAAGTGGTCATGTAGAAGAAGTGAAACAAGTAGACAGTGGTCATGTAGAAGAAGTGAAACAAGTAGAAAGTGGTAATGTAGAAGAAGTGAAACAAGTAGACAGTGGTGATGTAGAAGCAGTGAAAAAAGTAGTAACTGGTAATGTAGAAGCAGTTAAAAAAGTAGAAAGTGGTCATGTAGAAGAAGTGAAACAAGTAGCAAGTGGTAATGTAGAAAAAGTGAAACAAGTAGAAAGTGGTCATGTAGAAGAAGTGAAACAAGTAGCAAGTGGTAATGTAGAAAAAGTGAAACAAGTAGAAAGTGGTCATGTAGAAGCAGTGAAAAAAGTAGTAACTGGTAATGTAGAAATCGATTCTGTCTCATCAGAAACAGCAACAGAAAGTAATTTTAGATATTTATCTCCCTTAAAGATAGAAACCAAAAAAGAAAAAAAATATTGTTTTTTTCAAAAAAATAATATTAAATATATAGATTATAAAGATTCTTCATTTCTAATTAAATTTTTAAATGCACAAGGAAAAATTCTACCTCGTAGAATTACGGGCACTTTGCAAAAAAATCAAAAAAAATTAAATTCTTCTATTAAAAAATGTAGAGAAATTGGTTTATTACCTTTCGTTACAGATGATTTAAAATAA
- the rpsF gene encoding 30S ribosomal protein S6: MLTHTHYESVLIITPILSDEQAKQTVKEYEDYMIQKDGQIVYQEHWGLKKLAYPIKKKQSGCYHLFEFLFYPNLISSLELKLRQDERILRFLTVKLNKYGIEYAKTRRNKIKK; this comes from the coding sequence ATGCTTACACATACACATTATGAAAGTGTTCTAATCATTACCCCTATTCTTTCTGATGAACAAGCAAAACAAACGGTAAAAGAATACGAGGATTATATGATACAAAAAGATGGACAGATAGTTTATCAGGAACATTGGGGATTGAAAAAATTAGCTTATCCAATTAAAAAAAAACAAAGTGGTTGTTATCATTTATTTGAATTTTTGTTTTATCCTAATTTAATTTCTAGTTTAGAATTAAAATTAAGACAAGATGAACGTATTTTACGTTTTCTTACTGTTAAACTCAATAAATATGGTATTGAATATGCCAAAACAAGAAGAAATAAAATTAAAAAGTGA